Sequence from the Natronomonas marina genome:
GGTTCGCCCGTCCCGGAGGACCGGCCCGTCGACGCCGATTCGGTTCGCGTCCTACGGCTCGTGAAGGGCGGCTGACCGATGGAGGTCCGCACCGCAGAACCGGGCGAGGCGACGGCCGCCCGCGGGATTCTCGACGCCGCGATGCTCGCCGTCGAGGAGGGTGCCCTGCGGCGAGGGACGACGCTCGTGGCCGTCGAGGAGGGTCGCCTGCTCGGGGCTCTCGTCCTCGACGGCGAGGCGGTTCACGCGGTCGCGGTCCGACCCGGGCGACGGGACCAGGGCGTCGGCACGGCGCTCGTCGACGCGGCCGCCGACCGCCGGGCGCGACTGACGGCCGGCTTCGACCCCGGGGTGCGGCCCTTCTACGAGGCGCTGGGGTTCGAGGTCACCTGCGACGGCGGGCGGTGTCGCGGCGTGCTCGACGCCTAGCGGTGGCCACCTCAGACCAGCGGCTCGACGATGCCGCGGCCGGCCGCGAGCAGTTCCTCGACCCGGTCGCGGTCGCCGGCCTCGGCGTAGACCCGCAGTTTCGGCTCGGTCCCGCTCGGGCGGACGAGCAGCCACGACCCGTCGGCCAGCAGTAGCTTGAACCCGTCGGCGGTGCCGACGTCGTCGACGGCGGTCCCTGCCACGCTGTCGGGTATCTCGTCGCCCAGGGCGTCGACGACGGCGGCCTTCCGGTCGTCGGGGCAGTCGACGCTGATCCGGTCCTGGACGATGTCGCCGTGAGTCTCGCGGAGGCGGTCGAGGCGGTCGTCCAGCGGTTCGGCGGCGTGGGCGGCGGCGACCAGAAGCGCGACCAGCACGCCGTCCTTGTTGCGGAGGTGGCCGGCGACGCCGAAGCCGCCGGACTCCTCGCCGCCGACGAGGGCGTCGTGGTCGGCCATCGCCGCGGCGACCCACTTGAAGCCGACCGGCGTCTCGTGGACCGCGTGGCCGTGGGCCTCGCCGATCCGGTCGATGAGGAACGTCGTCGAGACGGTCCGGACGGCGTCGCCGCCCGTCGCCGCTCCGACCGTTCCGTCCTCGAGCAGGTAGTCGTACAGCGCCGCGAACACCCAGTTGGGGTCGACGGCTCCCCGGTCGGGCGTGACGACGCCGAGGCGGTCGGCGTCGCCGTCGTTGGCCACGCCGAGTTCGGTCGCGCCGTTTCGGACGCGCTCGATTAGTTCTTCGAGTCGCTCGCCGGCGGGTTCCGGGGGTGTCCCGCCGAACTCCGGGTCCCGCTCGGCGCGGAGACGGACCACGTCCGCGCCCGCCCGCGAGAGCAGTTCGTCGGTGACGCCGCGGCCGCTGCCGTGCATCGCGTCGTGGGCGACGGTCAGCCCCGAGAGGTCGGCGTCGACGAACGCCAGGGCGTGTTCGAGGTACGGTTCGACGAGGTCGGTCTCCGTCACGGCGCCCCACTCGGCTTCCGGGCGGGGGTCGGGTTCGCGGAGACTCTCGGCCAGGCGGTCGGTGACCGCCGGCATGGCGGGGGCGCCGTCCGCGGGGACGAACTTGATGCCGTTGTACGTCGGGGGGTTGTGGCTGGCGGTCACCTGGAGCGCGCCCGAAAGCCCTCGGTTGGTGACGGTCCAGGCGACGACCGGCGTCGGGGTGTCGCGGTCGGGAACCAGGGCGTCGACGCCGTTGACACAGAGGACGCGGGCCAGTTCCTCGGCGGCCGCCCGCGAGCCCTCGCGGGGATCGTAGCCGACCGCCACCGTGGGTCGGTCGCCGGGGTCGGCCTCCGCCCGCACGTAGTCGGCGGCGGCCTGCCCGACGGCGCGGACCCGCGGCGTCG
This genomic interval carries:
- a CDS encoding GNAT family N-acetyltransferase, encoding MEVRTAEPGEATAARGILDAAMLAVEEGALRRGTTLVAVEEGRLLGALVLDGEAVHAVAVRPGRRDQGVGTALVDAAADRRARLTAGFDPGVRPFYEALGFEVTCDGGRCRGVLDA
- a CDS encoding phosphoglucomutase/phosphomannomutase family protein, translated to MDIEFGTDGWRTTVEEFTTPRVRAVGQAAADYVRAEADPGDRPTVAVGYDPREGSRAAAEELARVLCVNGVDALVPDRDTPTPVVAWTVTNRGLSGALQVTASHNPPTYNGIKFVPADGAPAMPAVTDRLAESLREPDPRPEAEWGAVTETDLVEPYLEHALAFVDADLSGLTVAHDAMHGSGRGVTDELLSRAGADVVRLRAERDPEFGGTPPEPAGERLEELIERVRNGATELGVANDGDADRLGVVTPDRGAVDPNWVFAALYDYLLEDGTVGAATGGDAVRTVSTTFLIDRIGEAHGHAVHETPVGFKWVAAAMADHDALVGGEESGGFGVAGHLRNKDGVLVALLVAAAHAAEPLDDRLDRLRETHGDIVQDRISVDCPDDRKAAVVDALGDEIPDSVAGTAVDDVGTADGFKLLLADGSWLLVRPSGTEPKLRVYAEAGDRDRVEELLAAGRGIVEPLV